A single genomic interval of Spirosoma taeanense harbors:
- the porL gene encoding type IX secretion system motor protein PorL/GldL has protein sequence MAAAKSTNFFWDRLVPTIYSAGAAVVIFGAWAKITHNEQFGWMLTLGLLTEVVIFALYAVQSFTNPATSGNDYAWERVYPELADDYKGEARKPAPQANGLTSNMDQMLAQAKVTPDVFERLGSGFRNLNDTVSKLTDLTDATVATNDYARNVKSASSSISEMNKSYGTAISAMNSMADATTDAKDYREQFQKVTKNMGALNAVYELELQDTNKHLKAMNAFYGSMTAAMENMADASRDAQQFKNEMAKLTSNLASLNNVYGSMLTAMRGN, from the coding sequence ATGGCAGCAGCAAAGTCCACGAATTTCTTTTGGGATCGTTTAGTACCAACCATTTATAGTGCCGGTGCCGCCGTCGTAATTTTCGGGGCCTGGGCCAAGATTACGCATAACGAACAATTTGGCTGGATGCTGACGCTCGGTCTGCTGACCGAGGTTGTTATCTTCGCTCTTTACGCAGTTCAAAGCTTTACAAACCCGGCAACCTCGGGTAATGATTACGCCTGGGAACGAGTGTATCCTGAACTGGCTGATGATTACAAAGGTGAGGCTCGTAAGCCGGCTCCGCAGGCAAATGGCCTGACGAGCAACATGGATCAGATGCTGGCGCAGGCGAAAGTCACGCCGGACGTATTTGAGCGCCTAGGCTCGGGTTTCCGTAACCTGAATGATACCGTATCGAAACTGACTGACCTGACCGACGCAACGGTTGCGACCAACGATTACGCCCGTAACGTAAAATCGGCATCAAGCTCGATCAGCGAGATGAACAAATCGTATGGTACGGCTATTTCGGCAATGAACTCGATGGCCGATGCAACCACCGATGCTAAAGACTACCGCGAGCAGTTCCAGAAAGTAACCAAAAATATGGGCGCGCTGAACGCCGTTTATGAACTGGAGTTGCAGGATACCAACAAGCACCTGAAGGCAATGAATGCATTCTATGGCAGCATGACTGCGGCTATGGAAAACATGGCCGATGCCAGCCGTGACGCTCAGCAGTTCAAAAATGAAATGGCTAAGCTGACGAGCAATCTGGCTTCGCTCAACAATGTATACGGCAGCATGCTGACCGCCATGCGTGGTAATTAA